The following are encoded in a window of Amaranthus tricolor cultivar Red isolate AtriRed21 chromosome 2, ASM2621246v1, whole genome shotgun sequence genomic DNA:
- the LOC130805508 gene encoding uncharacterized mitochondrial protein AtMg00810-like: MVLILLISCCMWTILFLTASSDKLRQSIMSKLSSDFAMKELDPLHYFLGIVVTRTSAALFLSQQRYASEILEKACMPHCKSVSTAVATSGKLCVDTVSPCDDPTLYRSLAGALQYLTFNRPDISYVVQQVCLYMHDPRVEHMAVIHRILHYVQGTLHHGLQLYRSPSSSLLSYTDADWGGFPDTRRSTFGYCVLLADNLVSWSAKRQPTVSKSSTEAEYRGVANAVSETYWIRNLLLELHCPITTATIVYCDNVSAVYLAGNPVHHQRTNHIEIDVHFVREQVKRGDVRVLHVPSPYQIADIFTKGLPRVLFDDFRSSLNVCQPLDSTADTYMMDKWKTYFTDFSFIYGIATILDPCFKTKNLTILIGF; the protein is encoded by the exons ATGGTTCTCATATTGCTTATCTCTTGTTGTATGTGGACGATATTATTTCTTACGGCTTCTTCTGATAAGCTTCGTCAGTCTATTATgtccaaacttagctctgatTTTGCTATGAAGGAATTGGATCCTCTAcattattttttgggtattgtTGTTACTCGTACTTCTGCGGCactctttctctctcaacaGCGGTATGCATCTGAGATTCTTGAAAAAGCATGCATGCCTCACTGTAAGTCTGTTTCTACTGCTGTTGCTACGTCTGGGAAACTTTGTGTTGATACGGTTTCTCCTTGTGATGATCCTACGTTGTATCGTAGTCTGGCTGGTGCTTTACAGTATCTTACTTTTAATCGACCGGATATTTCCTATGTCGTTCAGCAAGTTTGTCTATATATGCATGATCCTCGAGTTGAGCATATGGCTGTTATTCACCGCATTCTTCACTATGTCCAGGGTACTCTACACCACGGTCTGCAATTGTATCGCTCTCCTAGTTCATCTCTTTTATCCTATACCGATGCAGACTGGGGTGGGTTTCCTGACACCCGTCGCTCTACTTTTGGCTATTGTGTTTTGCTGGCTGATAATTTAGTATCTTGGTCCGCTAAACGGCAGCCTACTGTGTCTAAATCCAGTACTGAGGCTGAATATCGTGGTGTTGCTAATGCTGTTTCTGAGACTTATTGGATTCGTAACTTACTCCTTGAGCTTCACTGTCCTATTACTACGGCTACTATCGTCTATTGTGACAATGTTAGTGCAGTTTATTTGGCCGGTAACCCAGTGCATCACCAGCGAACTAATCATATTGAGATCGACGTTCACTTTGTTCGTGAACAAGTTAAACGTGGTGATGTTCGGGTACTTCATGTTCCTTCTCCTTATCAGATTGCTGACATTTTCACTAAAGGACTTCCTCGGGTCctatttgatgattttcgatCCAGTCTCAACGTGTGTCAACCTCTCGATTCGACTGCGGACACgt atatgatggacaaATGGAAGacgtattttactgatttttctttcatttatggaattgcgacaattttagaTCCATGTTTTAAGACGAAAAATCTTACTATATTAATTGGATTTTag
- the LOC130806806 gene encoding dormancy-associated protein 2-like, producing MALSNTSLLLGILAVAILLIMSSDVAAKKQITSQLFVKDTKIVPKEEDSKQVGFIGGIFPGGGGGGGGGGGGYSGGSGRYPDGGGGGYLGGGGYPGRGGGYPERGGGYPGRVGGYPGGGGYPGRGGGYPVGGGYPGRGGYPGRGGGSQGGENPRGGGINCSLGCCYRTYFSCTACCSSAAEAAQKHAVNIPIN from the exons ATGGCCTTGTCTAATACTTCTCTTCTTTTGGGTATTTTAGCTGTTGCTATTCTTCTTATAATGTCTTCGGACGTCGCAGCTAAGAAACAAATCACTTCTCAACTGTTTGTTAAAG ATACGAAGATTGTCCCCAAAGAAGAAGATTCCAAACAAGTAGGATTTATAGGAGGCATCTTTCCtggaggtggaggtggaggtggaggtggaggtggGGGTTATTCTGGTGGAAGTGGAAGGTATCCCGATGGTGGTGGAGGAGGATATCTTGGAGGTGGAGGGTACCCTGGTAGAGGAGGAGGGTATCCTGAAAGAGGAGGAGGTTACCCTGGTAGAGTAGGAGGGTATCCTGGAGGTGGGGGATATCCTGGAAGAGGAGGAGGGTATCCTGTAGGTGGAGGGTACCCTGGAAGAGGAGGGTACCCAGGAAGAGGAGGGGGGTCTCAGGGAGGAGAAAACCCAAGAGGTGGAGGTATAAATTGCAGTTTAGGATGCTGCTATCGCACATACTTTAGTTGCACAGCGTGTTGTTCTTCTGCGGCTGAAGCAGCTCAAAAACATGCTGTAAATATCCCTATTAACTAG